From Vreelandella neptunia, the proteins below share one genomic window:
- the rpsT gene encoding 30S ribosomal protein S20, protein MANSKQARKRARQAENRRVLKSSQRSMVRTYIKRVVKAISTGDHAKAMEEFKAMQPVVDRIADKDVLSKKKAARLKSRLNKRIKALAA, encoded by the coding sequence GTGGCGAACAGCAAGCAAGCTCGCAAGCGCGCCCGCCAGGCCGAGAACCGTCGCGTCCTGAAATCCAGCCAGCGCAGCATGGTCCGCACCTACATCAAGCGTGTAGTGAAAGCGATCAGCACCGGCGACCACGCCAAGGCAATGGAAGAGTTCAAGGCAATGCAGCCGGTCGTTGACCGTATTGCAGACAAAGACGTGCTGTCTAAGAAGAAAGCAGCTCGCCTGAAGAGTCGTTTGAACAAGCGTATTAAGGCACTGGCGGCGTAA
- a CDS encoding type IV pilin protein, producing MSYVSNLFTGRSLLNGQRGFTLIELMIVLVIIGIVASIAYPSYTRYVQKSVRTDAHAGLMRAASELERCNTRAYSYANCDNVPTTSPEKHYTIEVATGDQNGGYTLTATTRSGQDDGCDEPLTLDAQGTQSPDECW from the coding sequence GTGTCTTATGTCTCTAATCTTTTCACTGGCCGTTCTTTATTGAATGGTCAGCGCGGCTTCACCCTCATTGAATTGATGATTGTGCTGGTGATCATCGGTATCGTCGCTTCTATTGCCTACCCCAGCTATACCCGCTACGTGCAAAAATCAGTTCGAACCGACGCCCATGCGGGTCTAATGCGAGCTGCTTCAGAGCTTGAGCGCTGCAACACACGCGCATACTCCTACGCCAATTGCGATAATGTGCCGACTACTTCGCCAGAGAAGCACTATACCATTGAGGTAGCCACCGGCGATCAAAATGGCGGTTATACGCTAACGGCCACGACTAGGAGTGGACAAGACGATGGTTGTGACGAGCCATTGACTCTGGATGCTCAAGGAACGCAATCACCTGATGAGTGCTGGTAG
- the fkpB gene encoding FKBP-type peptidyl-prolyl cis-trans isomerase — MSDYLIDDGMEVTLHFTLKLEDGTLVDSTKDKAPATFEFGDGNLPPGFEHPIKGMAAGQDATFQITPEHAFGQHNPQNIQTLKRADFGDEAPEIGMVMSFADKAGTELPGVVKTIDGDRIEVDFNHPLAGRTLTFEVEVLDVKPVTTH; from the coding sequence ATGAGCGACTATTTGATCGATGACGGCATGGAAGTGACGCTGCACTTCACCTTAAAGCTGGAAGATGGCACCTTGGTGGACTCCACCAAAGACAAAGCACCGGCCACCTTCGAGTTTGGCGACGGAAACCTGCCCCCCGGTTTTGAGCATCCTATCAAAGGCATGGCCGCAGGTCAGGATGCTACCTTTCAGATAACCCCTGAGCATGCGTTCGGCCAGCACAACCCGCAAAATATTCAGACCCTGAAGCGGGCAGATTTTGGCGATGAAGCCCCGGAAATTGGTATGGTGATGTCGTTTGCCGATAAAGCGGGAACGGAATTGCCAGGTGTGGTCAAAACCATTGACGGTGATCGTATCGAGGTGGACTTCAATCACCCTCTGGCAGGGCGTACCCTAACGTTTGAGGTCGAAGTACTCGACGTTAAACCGGTGACAACGCATTAA
- the ribF gene encoding bifunctional riboflavin kinase/FAD synthetase, with amino-acid sequence MRVIRGLHNLRAAHRGCVATIGNFDGVHRGHQAILQQCREHAARWSVPLTVVVFEPQPREFFAGDQAPPRLTRLREKVRLLRDFGAEQVLVLPFNDALRSLTGREFIDQVLIGGLGVKHLVVGDDFRFGCDRRGDFALLAEVGREQGFGVEHTRTFTVDDERVSSSRVRTLLASGNFSAAARLLGRAYSLHGRVVRDQQLGRTIGVPTANLPLMPQPLTLRGVYAVVAELENGERYPAVANVGFRPTVGSKRPTLEVHLLDFKGDLYGQRMTVFPCARLRGEVKFDGLEALKAQIERDQNRARHYLTAAMGEKDSAQHHDAEQDDGEQYYSLPLASAPLGRETASSDSSSAGNSADANDG; translated from the coding sequence ATGCGCGTCATTCGAGGTCTGCACAACTTGAGAGCGGCTCATCGTGGTTGCGTTGCCACCATTGGTAATTTCGATGGGGTGCATCGCGGCCATCAAGCCATCCTTCAGCAGTGCCGCGAGCACGCGGCGCGCTGGAGTGTGCCGCTGACAGTGGTGGTATTCGAGCCCCAGCCGCGGGAGTTTTTTGCCGGCGATCAAGCGCCGCCGCGTTTAACCCGGCTGCGCGAAAAAGTGCGGCTACTGCGCGATTTTGGCGCTGAGCAAGTGCTGGTTCTGCCGTTTAACGATGCGCTGCGTAGTCTTACCGGGCGTGAGTTTATCGATCAGGTGCTGATTGGTGGCCTGGGCGTTAAGCACCTGGTCGTGGGCGACGATTTTCGCTTTGGCTGCGATCGCCGTGGTGATTTCGCGCTGCTGGCGGAGGTCGGGCGTGAGCAGGGGTTTGGTGTAGAGCACACGCGTACTTTTACCGTGGATGACGAGCGGGTTTCCAGTTCGCGGGTGCGTACCTTGCTTGCCAGCGGCAATTTTTCTGCCGCTGCGCGTTTGCTGGGCCGAGCCTATTCGTTACATGGACGTGTGGTACGCGACCAGCAGTTGGGACGCACCATTGGTGTGCCGACTGCCAATTTGCCGCTGATGCCCCAGCCATTAACGCTACGTGGGGTCTATGCGGTAGTGGCTGAACTTGAAAACGGCGAGCGCTACCCAGCGGTGGCTAACGTTGGCTTCCGCCCTACGGTAGGTTCGAAACGGCCAACGCTGGAGGTGCACCTGCTGGATTTTAAAGGGGATCTCTACGGCCAACGTATGACGGTGTTTCCCTGCGCACGCCTGCGGGGCGAAGTGAAATTTGACGGCCTTGAAGCGCTGAAAGCGCAAATTGAACGTGACCAGAACCGCGCACGCCACTATTTAACGGCGGCGATGGGTGAGAAAGACAGTGCTCAGCACCACGATGCTGAGCAAGACGATGGTGAACAATACTATTCTCTTCCGCTGGCCTCGGCCCCGCTTGGGCGTGAGACCGCTTCTTCTGATTCTTCCTCGGCGGGAAATTCCGCTGATGCTAACGACGGCTGA
- the murJ gene encoding murein biosynthesis integral membrane protein MurJ — translation MTAKKAPNTSSGTAIVRRGLMRSGLVVSAMTMLSRVMGLARDVVIATLLGAGNGADAFFVAFKIPNFLRRLFAEGAFNQAFVPVLSEYSTQRSREEIRALLNATAGSLTAVLALITAVAMLCAPWLIWVFAPGFGSDPEKLALTADMLRLTFPYLLLISLTAFSGSVLNTWNRFAVPAFTPVLLNLSLIGAALFLMPLMEEPAMALAWGVLIAGAAQLVFQVPFLLRLGLMPTPWPNFAHEGVRRILKLMGPALFGVSVSQINLLLDTVLASLLAAGSVSWLYYSDRLVELPLGVFGVAIGTVILPALSKRHADQSKEHFAAMLDWAIRIVLLLGLPAALALAVLAEPLLITLFHYGAMTDNDIQMAAMSLRAYAFGLVAFMLIKVLAPGFFARQDTKTPVKVGIIAMVANMVLNLLLIWPLAHAGLALATALSAFLNAGLLGYLLHKQGVLVFQPGWKRYSVQLLGGSGLMCAALYFIAPDWQAWLAFGLWQRISWVTGLVVLGGSLYFAWLAALGLRVRHFKMHS, via the coding sequence ATGACAGCGAAGAAAGCGCCCAATACATCTTCAGGCACCGCAATCGTGCGCCGTGGGCTAATGCGTTCGGGGCTTGTGGTCAGTGCCATGACCATGCTGTCGAGAGTGATGGGGCTGGCGCGGGATGTTGTGATCGCTACCTTGTTAGGGGCGGGGAATGGTGCCGATGCGTTTTTCGTGGCGTTTAAGATTCCTAACTTTCTGCGCCGTCTGTTTGCCGAAGGGGCGTTTAACCAAGCCTTTGTACCCGTGCTTTCGGAGTACTCCACCCAGCGAAGTCGGGAGGAAATACGCGCGCTGCTGAATGCTACTGCTGGTAGCTTAACGGCGGTACTGGCGCTGATTACCGCCGTGGCGATGCTCTGTGCGCCGTGGCTGATTTGGGTGTTCGCCCCTGGCTTTGGCAGTGATCCGGAAAAATTGGCACTGACCGCCGATATGCTGCGCTTAACGTTTCCCTATTTACTGTTGATTTCGCTCACCGCATTTTCCGGTAGCGTACTGAATACCTGGAACCGCTTTGCGGTTCCCGCGTTTACCCCGGTGCTGCTTAACCTTTCGCTGATTGGGGCGGCGCTGTTTTTAATGCCGCTAATGGAAGAGCCCGCCATGGCGTTGGCCTGGGGCGTGTTGATCGCCGGGGCGGCACAGTTGGTTTTTCAGGTGCCCTTTTTACTGCGCTTGGGATTGATGCCCACGCCCTGGCCTAATTTTGCCCACGAGGGCGTGCGACGCATACTGAAACTCATGGGGCCTGCGCTGTTTGGGGTATCGGTATCGCAAATTAACCTGCTGTTGGATACCGTTTTGGCGTCATTGCTGGCGGCGGGTAGCGTATCGTGGCTCTACTACTCGGATCGTTTGGTGGAACTGCCGCTGGGTGTGTTTGGGGTGGCCATTGGTACCGTGATTTTACCGGCACTCTCTAAACGCCATGCTGACCAGTCCAAGGAGCACTTTGCGGCGATGCTTGATTGGGCTATCCGCATTGTATTGCTGTTAGGCTTGCCTGCGGCGCTGGCGCTGGCGGTGTTGGCCGAACCACTGTTGATTACGCTGTTCCATTACGGGGCAATGACCGACAACGACATCCAGATGGCGGCCATGAGTCTGCGTGCTTATGCCTTTGGCTTGGTAGCCTTTATGCTGATCAAAGTATTGGCACCGGGATTTTTTGCTCGCCAAGACACCAAAACCCCGGTGAAGGTAGGCATTATTGCCATGGTCGCTAATATGGTGCTTAACCTGTTGCTGATTTGGCCGCTGGCCCACGCAGGGTTGGCGTTAGCCACCGCACTTTCTGCCTTCTTAAACGCGGGCCTGCTGGGTTACTTACTGCATAAGCAGGGAGTGCTGGTCTTTCAGCCAGGTTGGAAACGCTATTCAGTGCAGCTATTGGGTGGAAGCGGGTTAATGTGTGCAGCACTCTATTTTATCGCACCCGACTGGCAGGCATGGCTAGCGTTTGGCCTTTGGCAGCGAATAAGCTGGGTCACCGGGTTAGTGGTGCTGGGCGGCTCGCTCTACTTCGCGTGGCTGGCTGCACTGGGTTTGCGCGTTCGTCATTTTAAAATGCACTCATAA
- the ileS gene encoding isoleucine--tRNA ligase, whose protein sequence is MLTTADRTMDYKHTLNLPETDFPMRGMLPKQEPGRVSQWQDMNIYQRLREARAGAPLFVLHDGPPYANGSIHIGHAVNKILKDIIVKSKNLAGFDAPYVPGWDCHGLPIEHKVETTHGKHLAPEHARELCREYAAAQVETQLADFVRLGIIGDWDHPYRTMDFANEAGEIRALAEMVDAGYVFKGLKPVNWCFDCGSALAEAEVEYADKKSDAIDVAFPVEDADKLAAAFGLSELVKPAAVVIWTTTPWTIPANQALNVHPEFTYALVDTGERLLLLAEELVESCLERFGLQGEVIATTQGKNLDLINFRHPFYDRLSPVYLAEYVESEVGSTGIVHSAPSYGMDDFITCREHGMEFDDMLNPVQGNGVYVDDLPFFGGQMIWKANPHIVEKLREVGALMAHIPIKHSYMHCWRHKTPVIYRATAQWFVGMDIKGKDGKTLRERALEGIEATAFTPAWGQARLHSMIANRPDWCISRQRNWGVPIPFFLHKQTGELHPRTVGLMEEAAKRVEQEGIDAWFKLDPAELLGAEAADYDKVTDTLDVWFDSGTTHRHVLRGSHPHGHENGPRADLYLEGSDQHRGWFHSSLLTGSAIDGHPPYRQLLTHGFTVDSQGRKQSKSLGNVVAPQEVMDKLGGDILRLWVASTDYSGEMAVSDEILKRTSDVYRRIRNTARFLLSNLNGFEPEQNQVAFGDMLALDQWVVDRAHQLQARIEKAYEEYRFLDVYQQVHGFCARELGGFYLDVIKDRQYTTQTDSLARRSAQTALYHVVEALSRWIAPILSFTAEEIHENIPGKRGDSVLLETYYTNLGSLNDNAELGRAFWEQVLEVKHSVNKCLEDARNAKVIKGSLAAEVTLYVSDDLQATLAKLGDELRFVILTSEVTLKPLSDASEVGDAEATELDGLKVAVKASDNTKCERCWHHRPDVGTHADHPDLCGRCISNLPEGSGEIRYYA, encoded by the coding sequence ATGCTAACGACGGCTGACCGGACTATGGATTACAAGCACACGCTGAATTTGCCTGAAACTGATTTCCCCATGCGCGGCATGCTCCCAAAGCAGGAGCCAGGGCGGGTTTCCCAGTGGCAGGATATGAACATTTACCAGCGCCTGCGAGAAGCGCGCGCGGGTGCGCCGCTGTTTGTGTTGCACGATGGCCCTCCCTACGCAAACGGCAGTATTCATATTGGTCACGCCGTTAATAAAATCCTTAAAGATATTATCGTTAAATCGAAGAATTTAGCTGGCTTCGACGCCCCCTACGTGCCGGGTTGGGATTGCCACGGTTTGCCCATTGAGCACAAAGTGGAAACGACTCATGGCAAGCACCTGGCACCGGAACACGCCCGTGAGCTTTGCCGTGAATACGCCGCTGCCCAGGTTGAAACACAGCTGGCCGACTTTGTGCGCTTGGGCATTATTGGCGACTGGGATCACCCGTACCGCACCATGGATTTCGCCAACGAAGCGGGCGAAATTCGTGCCTTGGCCGAGATGGTCGACGCGGGCTATGTGTTTAAAGGCTTGAAGCCGGTCAACTGGTGCTTTGACTGTGGCTCGGCGCTGGCGGAAGCCGAAGTCGAGTACGCTGATAAGAAGTCCGACGCCATCGACGTCGCCTTCCCGGTAGAAGATGCCGACAAGCTCGCCGCTGCCTTTGGTTTAAGTGAACTGGTTAAGCCTGCGGCAGTGGTGATCTGGACGACCACGCCGTGGACTATCCCGGCCAACCAGGCGCTTAACGTTCACCCTGAGTTCACCTATGCACTGGTCGATACCGGTGAGCGTTTGCTGCTGCTGGCGGAAGAGTTGGTGGAGAGCTGCCTAGAGCGCTTTGGCCTGCAAGGCGAAGTGATTGCTACTACTCAAGGCAAGAATCTTGATCTGATCAATTTCCGTCACCCGTTCTACGATCGTCTCTCTCCCGTCTATCTGGCAGAGTACGTCGAGTCTGAGGTGGGTAGCACTGGTATCGTTCACTCCGCCCCCTCTTATGGCATGGATGACTTTATCACCTGTCGTGAGCATGGCATGGAGTTTGACGACATGCTCAACCCGGTGCAGGGCAATGGCGTTTACGTTGACGACCTGCCGTTCTTTGGCGGCCAGATGATTTGGAAAGCCAACCCCCATATCGTCGAAAAACTGCGCGAAGTGGGTGCGCTGATGGCGCATATCCCGATCAAACATAGCTACATGCACTGCTGGCGCCACAAAACGCCGGTCATCTACCGTGCCACGGCGCAGTGGTTTGTGGGCATGGATATCAAAGGCAAAGACGGCAAAACCCTGCGTGAACGTGCTCTTGAAGGCATTGAAGCGACGGCGTTTACGCCTGCTTGGGGCCAAGCGCGTCTGCACAGCATGATTGCTAACCGCCCTGATTGGTGTATCTCCCGCCAGCGCAACTGGGGCGTGCCGATTCCATTCTTTCTTCATAAGCAAACCGGTGAGCTGCATCCGCGCACCGTTGGGTTGATGGAAGAGGCGGCCAAACGCGTTGAACAGGAAGGCATCGATGCCTGGTTCAAACTCGATCCGGCAGAGCTGCTGGGTGCGGAAGCGGCGGATTACGACAAAGTCACTGACACGCTTGATGTTTGGTTCGACTCTGGCACCACTCACCGTCACGTACTGCGCGGTTCGCACCCCCATGGCCACGAAAACGGCCCGCGGGCGGATCTATACCTGGAAGGTTCCGATCAGCACCGCGGTTGGTTCCACTCGTCACTGCTCACCGGCTCGGCGATTGACGGCCATCCGCCGTATCGTCAGTTGCTGACCCACGGCTTTACCGTCGACTCCCAGGGCCGCAAGCAGTCCAAGTCGCTGGGCAACGTAGTCGCGCCCCAGGAAGTGATGGACAAGCTGGGCGGCGATATTCTGCGCCTATGGGTCGCTTCAACCGACTACTCTGGCGAAATGGCCGTCTCGGACGAGATTTTGAAGCGTACTTCCGATGTGTACCGTCGGATTCGCAACACTGCTCGCTTCCTGCTTTCGAACCTTAACGGGTTTGAGCCTGAGCAAAACCAGGTAGCGTTTGGCGATATGCTGGCGCTGGATCAGTGGGTGGTGGATCGTGCCCACCAATTGCAGGCGCGGATCGAAAAAGCCTACGAAGAGTACCGCTTCCTGGATGTTTACCAACAGGTGCATGGTTTCTGCGCCCGTGAGCTGGGTGGCTTCTACCTGGATGTGATTAAGGATCGCCAGTACACCACGCAAACCGATTCGTTGGCGCGTCGCAGTGCACAAACCGCGCTCTATCACGTGGTGGAAGCGCTGAGTCGTTGGATTGCGCCGATTCTCTCCTTTACCGCTGAGGAGATTCACGAAAACATCCCCGGTAAGCGCGGCGACAGCGTGCTGCTGGAGACTTACTACACTAACCTTGGCAGCCTGAACGACAACGCTGAACTGGGTCGTGCTTTCTGGGAGCAAGTGCTGGAAGTCAAGCACTCGGTCAACAAGTGTCTTGAAGATGCCCGAAATGCCAAAGTCATTAAAGGCAGCTTGGCAGCTGAAGTCACGCTGTATGTCAGCGATGACCTGCAGGCGACTCTGGCTAAATTGGGCGACGAGCTGCGCTTTGTCATCTTGACCAGTGAAGTCACTCTCAAGCCTCTCTCTGATGCTAGTGAGGTAGGTGACGCTGAGGCGACGGAACTTGATGGCCTGAAAGTCGCCGTCAAAGCCAGCGATAACACCAAGTGCGAGCGCTGCTGGCATCACCGCCCAGATGTCGGTACTCATGCTGATCATCCGGATCTATGTGGTCGCTGTATCAGCAATCTCCCCGAAGGCAGCGGTGAGATTCGCTACTATGCCTAA
- the lspA gene encoding signal peptidase II, with protein MQRPLRWLWLAVAVIVLDLATKYVASSQLGYAQPVDVLPFFNLTLLHNTGAAFSFLATHPGWQRWFFALIAIGASVALTVWLSRIKNDEKLLAIALPLIIGGALGNLYDRLVHGYVVDFLSFHVAGWYYPAFNVADIAITLGAVALIWESIMGERRRKKAAKTSH; from the coding sequence ATGCAGCGGCCGCTGCGCTGGCTATGGCTAGCAGTGGCAGTGATCGTGTTAGATTTGGCCACTAAATACGTGGCCAGTAGTCAGTTGGGCTACGCTCAGCCGGTCGATGTACTGCCGTTTTTTAACCTGACGCTGCTACACAACACTGGCGCGGCGTTCAGCTTTTTAGCCACGCATCCCGGCTGGCAGCGCTGGTTCTTTGCATTGATTGCCATAGGTGCAAGCGTGGCGCTGACGGTGTGGCTTTCGCGCATCAAAAACGATGAAAAGCTATTGGCGATAGCTCTGCCGCTGATTATTGGTGGGGCGCTAGGCAATCTTTATGACCGCCTGGTGCATGGCTATGTGGTCGACTTTTTATCGTTTCACGTCGCTGGGTGGTACTACCCGGCGTTTAACGTGGCGGATATAGCGATTACCCTGGGGGCGGTCGCTTTAATCTGGGAATCCATTATGGGCGAGCGGCGGCGCAAAAAAGCGGCCAAGACTTCCCATTAA
- a CDS encoding sensor domain-containing diguanylate cyclase, protein MSVSLRRLYIRLLLAICIPLILVSATLLPVLHVHMESRLDSLYTEADALLKVGQEALTRDINESLNYALAIAEMPALRRYLTGQDETLIVDQHYSLSDLSQLSTFLNTLINHNPRYTKLVLIDNQGREVLRAPTSNETGPRVTGNYHAYTDYFGEASSLLPRDLYISPPGRNLQFELLGNDVIPVVNVSTPVFDAMGVRRGVVLLSLNWGYLTNALRQAMLLDPNANAILIDAQGRWLLDEGIPPLDDASFGGDFASLAPHYWQAIQQRNAGHASVDNHLLRFQTEDIRTLRYRSLAGTIFSENDYHPWKLGVTLPQPSWRSLIEEETTVLWFLLLTYSVAVAFGIFWALSSQRQRQLRKAAQRHAHEVSDLYENAPCGYHSLDSTGRIIKMNRTELAWLGYAEEEVIGHITYRELITPETRDRFDKAFENVKNNHPGSAECSLLTRDGEQRHVMIKASAFYRNGQFVHSRATVFDLTERKKLEEKLRAQAMSDPLTGVFNRRYLQAQATTEISRARRQHHPIALIAIDIDHFKRINDTYGHDVGDDVLKSFTRVVNELLRQEDLLCRVGGEEFAILLPNTSLAQAEQVAERIRSKAAATPINISEEHSEKVLWLTVSLGITAILTTEKALKPALKRADIGLYQAKENGRNQVVVNTV, encoded by the coding sequence ATGTCAGTGTCATTGCGGCGTCTATATATTCGCTTACTGCTAGCCATTTGCATACCGTTGATTCTCGTATCGGCAACGTTGCTGCCTGTGCTCCATGTCCATATGGAATCCCGACTAGATAGCCTTTATACCGAAGCCGATGCCTTGTTGAAAGTTGGGCAAGAGGCGCTAACACGCGATATTAATGAAAGCCTCAATTACGCGCTGGCGATTGCCGAAATGCCGGCATTAAGGCGGTACCTGACAGGGCAAGACGAGACATTAATAGTTGACCAGCACTATTCTCTAAGTGACTTATCGCAGCTTTCAACGTTTTTAAACACGCTGATCAATCACAACCCCCGCTATACCAAGCTGGTACTGATCGATAACCAAGGGCGCGAAGTACTCCGCGCCCCCACAAGCAATGAAACAGGGCCGCGAGTGACGGGCAACTATCATGCTTATACCGACTACTTCGGAGAAGCATCCTCACTGCTGCCACGCGACCTCTATATCTCACCACCGGGTCGCAACCTGCAATTTGAGCTATTGGGTAACGACGTGATCCCGGTGGTCAACGTTTCCACCCCCGTCTTTGATGCGATGGGTGTACGCCGTGGCGTGGTGCTTTTAAGCCTCAATTGGGGCTACCTCACAAACGCTCTACGCCAAGCCATGCTGCTTGACCCAAATGCGAATGCAATCCTGATCGACGCTCAAGGTCGTTGGCTGCTCGACGAAGGCATCCCCCCCCTCGACGACGCCAGCTTTGGTGGTGATTTTGCCTCCCTAGCCCCTCACTACTGGCAAGCTATCCAGCAACGCAATGCAGGTCATGCCAGCGTAGATAATCATCTATTACGTTTCCAGACCGAAGATATACGAACCCTACGCTACCGTAGTCTAGCGGGCACTATTTTCAGTGAAAACGACTATCACCCTTGGAAGTTAGGCGTGACACTTCCACAGCCCTCTTGGCGCTCGCTGATTGAAGAAGAGACCACCGTTCTCTGGTTTCTGCTGCTTACCTACAGTGTCGCCGTCGCTTTTGGAATATTCTGGGCTCTCAGCAGCCAGCGTCAGCGGCAGCTTCGTAAGGCGGCTCAGCGCCACGCCCATGAAGTCAGCGACCTATATGAAAATGCCCCTTGCGGTTACCACTCGCTCGATAGCACAGGACGGATCATAAAAATGAACCGCACCGAGCTCGCCTGGCTAGGTTACGCCGAAGAGGAAGTTATTGGTCATATCACATACCGAGAACTGATCACGCCAGAAACGCGCGACCGGTTTGATAAAGCCTTCGAAAATGTCAAAAACAATCATCCTGGTAGCGCCGAGTGCAGCCTATTAACGCGAGACGGAGAGCAGCGCCACGTTATGATTAAGGCCTCTGCTTTTTATCGCAATGGCCAATTTGTCCATTCACGCGCCACTGTGTTTGATCTTACAGAACGCAAAAAACTCGAAGAAAAATTACGCGCCCAAGCCATGTCCGATCCTCTAACGGGCGTATTCAACCGGCGCTATTTACAGGCCCAAGCGACGACAGAAATATCCCGGGCGCGGAGGCAACACCACCCAATCGCACTCATCGCTATTGATATTGACCACTTTAAACGTATTAACGATACGTATGGTCATGACGTTGGTGATGACGTCCTAAAAAGCTTCACAAGGGTAGTGAATGAACTGCTTCGCCAGGAAGATTTACTATGCCGAGTAGGCGGCGAAGAGTTTGCGATTTTGCTTCCCAACACCTCGCTTGCACAAGCGGAACAGGTAGCCGAACGCATACGGAGCAAAGCTGCTGCCACCCCCATTAACATCTCAGAAGAGCACTCAGAAAAAGTGCTTTGGCTGACCGTGTCACTTGGGATAACCGCTATTTTAACCACCGAAAAGGCGCTGAAACCTGCCCTTAAACGCGCAGACATAGGCCTATACCAGGCAAAAGAAAACGGCCGCAATCAAGTAGTCGTTAACACGGTGTAG
- a CDS encoding pilus assembly FimT family protein — protein MLQRGFTLIELLVTLIIVTIIAVMAVPAFTGFLTRQQLASDVNEMISVLSFARSEAIKQRSDMTVIFSPPDVPNSNRRPESCRNNEVEEDLGENSEASIRYRYSGGCYWVVQTGGGSEGEILRVGQSANIASPTQAFSLTFQSLGDADIANCPDSPCEMTLNTSGESASITPVTLVIRATGSIRRKESES, from the coding sequence ATGCTTCAACGCGGCTTTACCTTGATTGAGTTGTTGGTCACGCTGATTATAGTAACGATCATCGCTGTTATGGCGGTTCCCGCTTTTACAGGCTTTCTTACCCGTCAGCAGCTAGCCAGCGACGTCAATGAAATGATCTCTGTTTTGAGCTTTGCCCGTAGCGAGGCGATAAAGCAACGCAGCGATATGACGGTCATCTTTTCACCACCCGATGTGCCCAATTCAAACCGCCGCCCTGAATCCTGTAGAAATAATGAAGTCGAGGAAGATTTAGGTGAAAACAGTGAAGCGAGTATTCGTTACCGTTACTCGGGAGGCTGCTATTGGGTGGTACAAACCGGTGGAGGCAGTGAGGGTGAGATACTAAGAGTAGGGCAGTCCGCTAATATAGCCTCGCCGACCCAGGCGTTCTCGCTTACCTTTCAAAGTTTGGGCGACGCCGACATTGCCAACTGCCCTGACTCACCCTGCGAGATGACGTTAAATACCAGTGGGGAAAGTGCATCAATTACTCCTGTAACGCTGGTGATTCGTGCAACGGGCAGCATTCGTAGGAAGGAGAGTGAGTCATGA
- the ispH gene encoding 4-hydroxy-3-methylbut-2-enyl diphosphate reductase: MQSTQAQPIQIKLANPRGFCAGVDRAIDIVNRALDVFGPPIYVRHEVVHNRFVVETLRARGAVFVEELDEVPDDVIVIFSAHGVSRAVQADAERRGLKVFDATCPLVTKVHLEVLRYAKRGQECILIGHEGHPEVEGTMGRYDTSHGGRIYLVEDEKDVAKLEVNDPSKLAFVTQTTLSMDDTAKVIDALRGKFAEIQGPRNDDICYATQNRQDAVRELATQSDLLLVVGSPNSSNSNRLRELSERMGTPAYLIDNADQIDPQWLENVARVGVTAGASAPEVLVKGVVAKLQTMGAALPEELQGREETITFSMPKELREKVIASS; the protein is encoded by the coding sequence ATGCAATCGACGCAAGCACAGCCCATTCAGATTAAATTGGCCAATCCGCGTGGTTTTTGCGCCGGTGTGGATCGCGCCATCGATATCGTCAACCGCGCACTGGATGTGTTTGGCCCGCCGATTTACGTACGCCATGAGGTCGTGCACAACCGCTTTGTGGTTGAAACGCTGCGTGCCCGCGGAGCGGTGTTTGTTGAAGAACTGGATGAAGTGCCAGACGATGTCATCGTTATCTTCTCCGCCCACGGCGTCTCCCGCGCGGTGCAAGCCGATGCTGAGCGGCGGGGGTTGAAGGTTTTCGATGCCACCTGTCCGCTGGTCACTAAAGTGCACCTGGAAGTTTTGCGCTATGCCAAGCGTGGCCAGGAGTGCATTCTCATCGGCCATGAAGGCCACCCGGAAGTCGAAGGCACCATGGGGCGTTATGACACCTCCCACGGTGGGCGTATCTATTTGGTAGAGGATGAAAAAGACGTTGCTAAGCTGGAGGTGAATGATCCCTCGAAGCTGGCCTTCGTGACCCAAACGACGCTGTCGATGGATGACACCGCCAAGGTAATTGACGCCTTGCGTGGTAAGTTTGCCGAGATTCAGGGGCCACGCAATGACGATATTTGTTACGCAACGCAGAACCGACAAGATGCGGTGCGTGAGCTAGCGACCCAGAGCGATCTATTGCTGGTAGTGGGCAGCCCCAATAGCTCTAACTCTAACCGCTTGCGTGAGCTTTCTGAGCGTATGGGTACGCCCGCCTACTTGATCGATAACGCTGATCAAATCGATCCTCAATGGCTTGAGAATGTAGCGCGCGTCGGAGTAACAGCTGGTGCCAGTGCTCCCGAAGTATTGGTGAAAGGTGTGGTTGCCAAGCTGCAAACCATGGGCGCCGCATTACCTGAAGAGCTACAGGGCCGCGAAGAGACTATTACCTTCTCTATGCCGAAAGAGCTGCGTGAAAAGGTCATCGCCAGCAGCTGA